One genomic region from Microbispora sp. ZYX-F-249 encodes:
- a CDS encoding sensor histidine kinase → MPFLRSIQKRYTTAVAVLSLLLTVLGGVSLDLAIRYGVEDRVFFDAEQVAASWSAQVRNGTLPHAAPGTGDVDLVQLVDARGRVVHASPAATGRPPLSTVRPGPDDRLERRVECGPGGRCVLLMANRVSTAPDAPVVYAGTAEPPLLATHHLEYLIAGGALLIVLIGGGVTWWITGRTLRPVEQQFRLASVTSHELRTPIAGLRVHLEEALLYPDHVAAHDAIRGALSATGRLEAIVQDVLATAGQHGGRPAPPEPIDLGALVTEEVQAHPGRTPVEVHVTGDVWVHASRVQLARVMSNLLSNARRHAATGVTVRVGSAGGDAVVTVTDDGNGIAPADRERVFERFTRLDEGRRRDAGGTGLGLAISRDIARAHRGTLRIEDSPRGARFVLRLPLMRRSAIGGVPPVPEPARKS, encoded by the coding sequence ATGCCGTTCCTGCGCTCGATCCAGAAGCGCTACACGACAGCCGTGGCGGTGCTGTCCCTCCTGTTGACGGTCCTGGGCGGCGTGAGCCTGGACCTGGCGATCCGCTACGGCGTCGAAGACCGGGTGTTCTTCGACGCCGAGCAGGTCGCCGCCTCGTGGAGCGCCCAGGTGCGCAACGGCACTCTCCCGCACGCCGCCCCCGGGACGGGCGACGTCGACCTGGTTCAGCTGGTGGACGCGCGGGGCAGGGTCGTCCACGCCAGCCCGGCGGCGACCGGCCGGCCGCCCCTGAGCACTGTCAGGCCCGGGCCGGACGACCGGCTCGAGCGGCGCGTCGAGTGCGGGCCGGGCGGGCGGTGCGTCCTGCTCATGGCCAACCGGGTCTCGACGGCCCCCGACGCCCCCGTCGTCTACGCGGGCACCGCCGAGCCGCCCCTCCTGGCGACGCACCACCTCGAATACCTCATCGCGGGGGGCGCGCTCCTCATCGTCCTGATCGGCGGCGGGGTGACGTGGTGGATCACGGGCCGGACGCTGCGCCCGGTGGAGCAGCAGTTCCGGCTCGCCTCCGTCACCTCCCACGAGCTCAGGACGCCGATCGCGGGCCTGCGGGTGCACCTGGAGGAAGCGCTGCTCTACCCCGACCACGTCGCCGCCCACGACGCCATCCGGGGGGCGCTGTCGGCCACCGGCCGGCTGGAGGCGATCGTGCAGGATGTGCTGGCCACGGCCGGGCAACATGGCGGCCGGCCCGCGCCGCCCGAGCCGATCGACCTCGGCGCGCTGGTGACCGAGGAGGTGCAGGCGCACCCCGGCCGTACGCCCGTGGAGGTCCACGTGACCGGGGACGTGTGGGTGCACGCCTCGCGGGTGCAACTGGCGCGGGTGATGAGCAATCTGCTGAGCAACGCGCGCAGGCACGCGGCGACCGGCGTCACGGTCCGGGTCGGGTCCGCCGGCGGCGACGCGGTCGTGACGGTGACCGACGACGGGAACGGCATCGCACCCGCCGACCGCGAGCGGGTCTTCGAGCGGTTCACCCGGCTGGACGAGGGACGGCGCAGGGACGCCGGCGGAACCGGGCTGGGTCTCGCGATCTCCCGCGACATCGCCCGGGCCCATCGGGGAACCCTGCGGATCGAGGACTCCCCCCGCGGCGCGCGGTTCGTCCTCCGGCTGCCGCTGATGCGCCGAAGCGCGATCGGCGGCGTCCCGCCCGTACCGGAACCGGCGAGGAAATCATGA
- a CDS encoding pentapeptide repeat-containing protein: MPDTHDPTGTGADAPSGPGGGRPGLRADCANCFGLCCVALPFAASADFAITKDAGRPCPNLRDDFRCGIHARLRDSGFAGCTVYDCFGAGQKVSQVTFGRSWRDEPRTADRMFEVFPVMRHLHELLWYLDEALSLPAARPIHPELRGAFEETERLTAGTPDDLLDVDVAAHREKVNVLLLRTSELVRASAGGRAPDRRGADLIGARLRKADLRGANLRGAYLIGADLRGADLRWADLIGADLRGADLGGADLTGSVFLTQVQVNAAKGDEATKLPAGLTRPSHWSGPAAHPPAAAGRASVRRPRPRRR, encoded by the coding sequence TTGCCCGACACGCACGACCCCACAGGCACCGGCGCGGACGCTCCGAGCGGCCCCGGCGGCGGGCGGCCCGGCCTGCGGGCCGACTGCGCGAACTGCTTCGGGCTGTGCTGCGTCGCGCTGCCCTTCGCCGCCTCGGCCGACTTCGCGATCACCAAGGACGCCGGGCGGCCGTGCCCCAACCTGCGGGACGACTTCCGGTGCGGCATCCACGCCCGGCTGCGCGACAGCGGCTTCGCCGGCTGCACCGTCTACGACTGCTTCGGCGCCGGGCAGAAGGTCTCGCAGGTCACCTTCGGACGCAGCTGGCGGGACGAACCGCGGACCGCGGACCGGATGTTCGAGGTCTTCCCGGTCATGCGGCACCTGCACGAGCTGCTGTGGTACCTGGACGAGGCGCTGTCCCTGCCGGCGGCCCGCCCGATCCACCCCGAACTGCGCGGCGCGTTCGAGGAGACCGAGCGCCTGACGGCGGGCACCCCCGACGACCTGCTGGACGTGGACGTCGCCGCCCACCGCGAGAAGGTCAACGTGCTGCTGCTGCGGACCAGCGAGCTGGTGCGGGCGTCGGCCGGGGGCCGCGCCCCCGACCGCAGGGGAGCCGATCTCATCGGCGCCCGGCTGAGGAAGGCCGACCTGCGCGGAGCCAACCTGAGGGGCGCCTACCTCATCGGGGCGGACCTGCGGGGGGCCGACCTGCGCTGGGCGGACCTCATCGGAGCCGACCTGCGCGGCGCCGATCTCGGCGGAGCCGACCTCACCGGGAGCGTCTTCCTCACCCAGGTCCAGGTGAACGCGGCCAAGGGGGACGAGGCCACCAAGCTGCCCGCCGGCCTCACCCGGCCGTCGCACTGGTCGGGCCCCGCGGCCCATCCGCCCGCGGCGGCGGGCCGGGCGTCCGTGCGCCGGCCGCGCCCCCGCCGCCGCTGA
- a CDS encoding class I SAM-dependent methyltransferase gives MTVTREVRAYYEQDREHGRLRAGRGRLELWRTQDVLRRALPSPPARVLDVGGGTGVHAEWLVADGYEVELLDPIPLHVERAGALAGVTARPGDARDLPAPDASAHAVLLLGPLYHLADRADRVTALTEARRVVRPGGLVAAATINRYAAVHDTIHLGLYTQEPERRAAHAAVTDGVMLSPGHGFSAYFHDPDEIVGEFADAGLPGAERYGLEGAFWLYGDVGDWLDDPERRRLMLDAQRALERVPSLLGVSGHLLTLARRPA, from the coding sequence ATGACGGTGACGCGGGAAGTGCGCGCCTACTACGAGCAGGACAGGGAGCACGGCAGGCTCCGCGCGGGCCGAGGCCGGCTGGAGCTGTGGCGCACACAGGACGTGTTACGCCGGGCACTGCCGTCGCCGCCCGCCCGGGTGCTCGACGTCGGCGGCGGCACCGGCGTGCACGCCGAATGGCTGGTCGCGGACGGCTACGAGGTCGAGTTGCTCGACCCGATCCCGCTCCACGTCGAGCGCGCCGGGGCCCTGGCCGGGGTGACGGCCCGGCCGGGCGACGCCCGGGACCTGCCCGCACCGGACGCGAGCGCGCACGCCGTCCTGCTGCTGGGCCCGCTCTACCACCTGGCCGACCGCGCCGACCGGGTCACCGCCCTGACCGAGGCGCGCCGCGTGGTGCGCCCCGGAGGGCTGGTGGCCGCCGCCACCATCAACCGCTACGCCGCCGTACACGACACGATCCACCTCGGGCTCTACACGCAGGAGCCGGAACGGCGCGCGGCGCACGCAGCCGTGACGGACGGCGTGATGCTGTCCCCCGGGCACGGTTTCTCCGCCTACTTCCACGACCCCGACGAGATCGTCGGGGAGTTCGCCGACGCCGGGCTGCCCGGGGCCGAGCGGTACGGCCTGGAGGGCGCCTTCTGGCTGTACGGCGACGTCGGCGACTGGCTCGACGACCCCGAACGCCGCCGGCTCATGCTCGACGCCCAGCGCGCCCTGGAACGCGTGCCGTCCCTCCTCGGCGTCAGCGGCCACCTGCTCACCCTCGCGCGCCGCCCCGCGTAA
- a CDS encoding TetR/AcrR family transcriptional regulator, with translation MADRGPRKDPPRLTARGAATRDRIVATASDLMFRQGVAATTLDQVVDACGISKSQLYHYFPDKEALIAEVIAMRKHRMVSAHKPQLDQVRSMRDLERWRDWLVTSRRERGEPYRCPIGSLANELSCRHDDARRSLAAVFDTWQGLLADGLARMRDSGELDPGTDPRELAVAVIAALQGGYLLAETMQDERPLAVALDMALDHVKAHVRIPVADLTQSDT, from the coding sequence ATGGCCGATCGAGGGCCGAGGAAGGATCCCCCACGGCTCACCGCGCGCGGGGCGGCCACCCGCGACCGTATCGTCGCCACCGCCTCCGACCTCATGTTCAGGCAGGGTGTCGCGGCGACGACCCTCGATCAGGTGGTGGACGCCTGCGGCATCAGCAAGTCACAGCTCTATCACTACTTCCCGGACAAGGAAGCCCTGATCGCCGAGGTGATCGCGATGCGGAAGCATCGCATGGTCTCCGCACACAAGCCGCAACTCGACCAGGTGCGCTCGATGCGAGATCTCGAGCGATGGCGCGACTGGCTGGTGACGAGCCGCCGGGAGCGCGGCGAACCCTACAGGTGTCCCATCGGCTCACTGGCCAACGAGCTCTCCTGTCGTCACGACGACGCCCGCCGCTCCCTTGCGGCCGTCTTCGACACCTGGCAGGGACTGCTCGCCGACGGCCTCGCCCGGATGCGCGACAGCGGCGAGCTCGACCCCGGCACCGATCCCCGGGAGCTCGCCGTCGCGGTCATCGCCGCCCTGCAGGGCGGCTACCTGCTCGCCGAGACCATGCAGGACGAACGGCCCCTCGCGGTCGCCTTGGACATGGCGTTGGACCACGTGAAAGCCCACGTCAGGATCCCTGTCGCCGATTTGACACAATCCGACACCTGA
- a CDS encoding helix-turn-helix domain-containing protein, protein MDDDLEHALVAVGPRLRALRRQRETTLADLSAATGISVSTLSRLESGARRPTLELLLPLARAHGVTLDELVDAPPTGDPRVHLRPVVRNGMTMLPLTRRAGGIQAYKLVIPAGSGRRKPEPKTHEGYEWLYVLNGRLRMILGEQDLVLSPGEAAEFDTRLPHWFGAADAHAVEFLSLFGQQGERAHLRARPKAKRDPAP, encoded by the coding sequence GTGGACGACGACCTCGAACACGCGCTCGTCGCGGTCGGGCCGCGGCTGCGCGCGCTGCGCCGGCAGCGTGAGACGACCCTGGCCGACCTGTCGGCGGCGACCGGCATCTCGGTGAGCACGCTGTCGCGCCTGGAGTCGGGCGCGCGCCGGCCGACCCTCGAACTGCTGCTGCCCCTGGCCCGGGCACACGGGGTCACGCTGGACGAGCTCGTCGACGCCCCGCCGACCGGGGACCCCCGCGTCCATCTGCGCCCGGTCGTGCGCAACGGAATGACCATGCTGCCCCTGACCCGCAGGGCCGGGGGCATCCAGGCGTACAAGCTGGTCATCCCGGCGGGCAGCGGCAGGAGGAAGCCGGAGCCGAAGACCCACGAGGGCTACGAGTGGCTCTATGTGCTCAACGGGCGGCTGCGGATGATCCTCGGTGAGCAGGATCTGGTGCTCTCCCCGGGTGAGGCGGCCGAGTTCGACACCCGGCTGCCGCACTGGTTCGGCGCCGCCGACGCGCACGCGGTGGAGTTCCTCAGCCTGTTCGGGCAGCAGGGTGAGCGTGCCCACCTCCGTGCCCGTCCGAAGGCGAAGCGGGATCCCGCGCCGTAG